A window of the Dongshaea marina genome harbors these coding sequences:
- a CDS encoding carbon-nitrogen hydrolase family protein produces MEDSFRVAAVQMVSSPQLEDNLARAYALLKKARQQGAELVVLPENFALFSSAQLVDYARAECEASGAIRSLLSRSARELGIWLVGGAIPIADSPDPQRVYSSCLIYDDKGELRARYNKIHLFDVDVADATGSYRESASYYPGSEVALVETPFGRMGVGICYDLRFPELFRQLFNLGAELVVLPSAFTRVTGQAHWMPLLRARAIENQCTLIAANQGGIHDPLRETYGHSCIISGWGRC; encoded by the coding sequence ATGGAAGATAGTTTTCGGGTTGCAGCCGTGCAGATGGTGAGCTCACCTCAACTGGAGGATAACCTGGCCAGGGCCTATGCTCTGCTCAAAAAGGCGCGGCAGCAGGGGGCTGAGCTGGTTGTTCTTCCGGAGAACTTTGCCCTGTTTTCCTCAGCTCAGCTTGTTGATTATGCCAGGGCAGAATGTGAAGCCAGCGGAGCAATACGCAGCCTCTTGTCCCGCAGTGCCCGGGAGCTTGGGATCTGGCTGGTGGGGGGAGCGATCCCGATTGCGGACTCGCCCGATCCACAGCGAGTATATAGCAGTTGCCTTATCTACGATGATAAGGGAGAGCTGCGGGCTCGCTACAATAAGATCCACCTGTTTGACGTGGATGTTGCCGATGCCACCGGCAGTTATCGTGAATCAGCCAGCTATTATCCCGGCTCTGAGGTGGCGCTGGTGGAGACTCCCTTTGGCAGGATGGGGGTTGGGATCTGCTACGATCTGCGCTTTCCCGAGCTGTTTCGCCAGCTGTTTAATCTGGGAGCCGAGCTTGTGGTACTGCCATCGGCATTCACCCGGGTGACTGGCCAGGCTCACTGGATGCCGCTGCTGCGGGCCCGGGCCATCGAAAATCAGTGCACCCTGATCGCTGCCAACCAGGGAGGGATTCATGATCCCTTGCGGGAAACCTATGGCCATAGCTGCATCATCTCAGGCTGGGGGAGGTGTTAG
- a CDS encoding phenylacetate--CoA ligase family protein, with protein sequence MDLFNLLSKIIQVKQAESLSTDELAELQRSRFQKLLAYTLKHSNFYREYYAQHGIKPAHIKEISIHDLPTVNKHQLMENFDDVVTTKDLTKQRIQEFIRDPQNIGRKFLGKYEVITTSGSTGEPGFFIYDQSAWNTLRALILERVSKAELNPFHRARFAFYGVTGGHYAGVSLAADAPRVFFNTLLCSVNDPIQEVIRRIQEFQPNIISGYASSVHTLAEQQLQGKLDIWPKRVVCSADHLTETMRENIFKAWGIDATNFYAASESIGIAVECGLHTGFHIFNDWHYLESLTSVHPSTGEGMSASTLMTNLYNYCMPVINYEMYDEIELGENLCPCGWQFPMMRNVAGRVEEFLWFKTPDGGHDYLHPLNIVVLAAPGMQRLQLHQDSQESFIARIALEPEADETRVVDSIRQQLQLLLQQKHLPNIYFQVEVVDEIPLDPVSGKYKFITKAL encoded by the coding sequence ATGGACCTTTTCAACCTGCTTTCTAAAATTATTCAGGTGAAACAAGCTGAATCGCTCAGTACCGATGAGCTGGCCGAGCTCCAGCGTTCTCGCTTTCAAAAGCTGCTGGCATATACCCTCAAGCACTCCAACTTCTACCGCGAATACTATGCCCAGCACGGGATCAAACCCGCCCACATCAAAGAGATCAGTATTCATGATCTGCCCACGGTCAATAAGCACCAGCTGATGGAAAATTTTGATGATGTGGTCACCACAAAGGATCTCACCAAACAGCGGATCCAGGAGTTCATCCGCGATCCTCAAAACATAGGTCGTAAATTTTTGGGCAAATATGAGGTGATCACCACCTCAGGCTCAACCGGAGAACCCGGTTTTTTTATCTATGACCAAAGCGCCTGGAATACCCTCAGAGCCCTGATCCTTGAGCGAGTCTCCAAGGCTGAGCTCAACCCATTTCACCGAGCCCGATTCGCCTTTTACGGGGTAACCGGCGGGCACTATGCCGGAGTAAGCCTTGCAGCAGACGCTCCCCGGGTGTTCTTTAATACTCTGCTGTGCTCGGTCAATGATCCGATCCAGGAGGTCATACGGCGTATTCAGGAGTTTCAACCCAATATCATCTCAGGATACGCCTCCTCGGTGCACACCCTGGCGGAGCAACAGCTCCAGGGGAAACTCGATATCTGGCCCAAGCGGGTCGTTTGCTCAGCCGATCACCTTACCGAGACGATGCGCGAGAATATTTTTAAAGCCTGGGGGATCGATGCCACCAACTTTTATGCCGCCTCAGAGTCGATCGGGATCGCCGTTGAGTGTGGTTTACATACAGGATTTCATATCTTTAACGATTGGCATTACCTGGAGTCTCTCACCAGCGTCCATCCATCGACTGGAGAAGGTATGAGCGCCAGCACCCTGATGACCAATCTCTATAACTATTGTATGCCGGTAATCAACTACGAGATGTATGATGAAATCGAGCTGGGAGAAAACCTCTGTCCCTGTGGCTGGCAGTTCCCCATGATGCGTAACGTTGCCGGACGGGTTGAGGAGTTTCTCTGGTTTAAAACTCCGGACGGTGGCCATGACTACCTGCACCCCCTGAACATAGTGGTGCTTGCAGCGCCCGGAATGCAGCGGCTACAGCTTCACCAGGACTCACAAGAGTCATTTATTGCCCGGATCGCCCTCGAACCCGAGGCCGATGAAACCCGGGTTGTCGATTCGATTCGCCAGCAGCTCCAGCTGTTACTGCAGCAAAAGCACCTGCCAAATATCTACTTTCAGGTCGAAGTGGTCGACGAGATTCCTCTGGATCCCGTCTCTGGTAAATATAAGTTTATCACCAAGGCTTTGTAG
- a CDS encoding MFS transporter, producing MQDRFLNSWKLYTSLPRDIYLVALARLVIAAGAFIFPFLGLILTQKLLLSPALAGVLVAVASFSFLPGAMLGGKLADKHGRKWVMLAAMLLTGFCIGICGFFAQTLFIIPSVLIGCFAMGAIRPCTNAMLIDLAGPERRETAISLGYLAVNLGFAMGPVIAGYLFAHHLPWMFWGDGMMTLFAMSLVLLFVRHNQLCQESASSDDSPRQELAVEGSLWRVLCQRPYLIWFTLYSMLLTFGFSQLVFALPLYTQSLYGDTGAHLYGQLMTENAIIVVCCTPILIALFKRVSEALSLSVSGLLLAAGFILLALWHHSYSLWGAVALMSVAEILIVIKSSLYFANHSPSSHRARICGVLPMVMMAGEYLSPPLVVGVIEHYGFTVAWWMTGAIALLGAGLLWQLAWRDTTSSKTLTLSRGDRFA from the coding sequence ATGCAGGACAGATTTCTCAACAGCTGGAAGCTTTACACCTCTTTACCTCGTGATATCTATTTAGTCGCCTTAGCACGCCTCGTTATCGCTGCGGGTGCGTTTATCTTCCCATTTCTGGGACTTATCCTGACTCAAAAACTACTCCTTAGTCCGGCTTTGGCAGGGGTCTTGGTGGCGGTTGCAAGCTTTAGTTTTCTGCCCGGTGCCATGCTCGGAGGAAAGCTGGCAGACAAGCATGGCCGAAAGTGGGTGATGCTTGCGGCTATGTTGCTGACCGGGTTCTGCATAGGTATCTGCGGCTTTTTTGCCCAGACTCTCTTTATCATTCCATCGGTGTTGATTGGCTGCTTTGCCATGGGGGCGATCCGTCCCTGTACCAACGCGATGCTGATTGATCTGGCGGGTCCCGAGCGCAGGGAAACGGCGATCTCACTTGGCTACCTGGCGGTTAACCTCGGCTTTGCGATGGGACCCGTCATCGCAGGATACCTGTTTGCTCATCATCTTCCGTGGATGTTTTGGGGGGACGGGATGATGACACTGTTTGCCATGAGCCTGGTCCTATTGTTCGTCCGGCATAATCAGTTATGCCAGGAGAGTGCGAGCTCCGACGACTCCCCACGCCAGGAGTTAGCTGTGGAGGGCTCTTTGTGGCGAGTGCTTTGTCAGCGTCCCTATCTCATCTGGTTTACCCTCTATAGCATGCTACTGACCTTTGGGTTTTCCCAGCTGGTGTTTGCTCTACCCCTTTATACCCAGTCTCTCTATGGAGATACAGGGGCTCATCTGTATGGGCAGCTAATGACTGAAAATGCGATCATTGTGGTGTGTTGCACCCCGATACTGATTGCTTTGTTTAAGCGGGTTTCAGAAGCCTTGAGCCTTTCGGTTTCCGGTCTTTTGCTGGCCGCAGGTTTTATCTTGCTGGCTCTGTGGCACCACTCCTATTCACTGTGGGGGGCCGTTGCCCTGATGAGTGTGGCCGAGATCCTGATAGTCATCAAGAGTAGCCTCTACTTTGCAAACCACTCACCCAGTAGCCATAGGGCGAGGATCTGTGGTGTGTTGCCTATGGTGATGATGGCAGGGGAGTATCTCAGTCCTCCTCTGGTGGTGGGAGTGATTGAGCACTATGGATTTACGGTTGCCTGGTGGATGACCGGCGCCATAGCCCTGTTAGGGGCAGGATTGCTCTGGCAGCTAGCCTGGCGGGATACGACAAGCTCTAAAACCTTGACTCTCTCCCGAGGGGATCGGTTCGCCTGA
- a CDS encoding cytochrome c biogenesis protein CcdA has product MLNRFKAAWLCLLLWIPGAWATDAAWLTSPQNTHAKVKFQAQTTQAGQTRMLVSVALKNGWKTYWRSPGEGGIAPSIRWQDPNIKTRWFWPTPQRFEVAGISTQGYQGDVSFPLKLDGVNSTKLKGTLTLPTCSNVCILTDYPIDIDLAGSPSSTTLDYNFTKAMAQRPLHSGVIEGISAGYRQGELQIVAKRKQGWRSPQLFIDSLAGTYFGEPKLKVRGDELVARVPVTDDFGDNTAQLHGRNISLVMVSDGISQESQVEVGASLFQEPATDMSLWHAILFALLGGFILNLMPCVLPVLGLKLGSVLQVTHRDRRQVQLQFLASSLGIISSFGILAGFMTLLRLTDQALGWGIQFQNPWFIGFMALVTALFSANLFELFTLRLPSRLSTRLATSGGQGLAGSFWQGSFATLLATPCSAPFLGVALAFALASPLPLLWGIFIALGFGMSLPWLLIATWPKIALALPRPGRWMGRLRIALGLMMLASSLWLISLLISHIGLPLTALIALFLIISLLLKIFMKHGPNTGIKVSVWATLALALSMTLPSLGARIWSNSGQDQIQWSPFQSKPSLRPCLKKNGYLWMLPPTGV; this is encoded by the coding sequence ATGTTGAACAGATTTAAGGCTGCATGGCTTTGCCTGCTGCTGTGGATCCCGGGTGCCTGGGCCACAGATGCGGCTTGGCTAACCAGCCCGCAAAATACCCATGCAAAAGTTAAGTTTCAGGCACAGACGACCCAGGCCGGGCAAACCCGGATGCTTGTCTCGGTTGCATTAAAAAATGGCTGGAAAACCTACTGGCGCTCACCGGGTGAAGGGGGCATAGCTCCCAGCATTCGCTGGCAGGATCCAAATATCAAAACCCGATGGTTCTGGCCAACCCCACAACGCTTTGAAGTGGCTGGGATCTCAACCCAGGGCTACCAGGGCGATGTTTCATTTCCTCTCAAGCTCGATGGTGTGAACTCCACGAAACTCAAAGGGACACTCACACTCCCAACCTGCAGCAATGTCTGCATTTTAACCGACTACCCGATTGATATTGATCTTGCCGGCTCACCCTCTTCTACGACGTTGGATTACAACTTTACCAAAGCGATGGCGCAACGCCCCCTACACTCAGGTGTCATTGAGGGTATCAGTGCGGGGTATCGTCAGGGAGAGTTACAGATCGTCGCAAAGCGCAAACAGGGGTGGCGATCCCCACAGCTATTCATCGACAGCCTTGCGGGTACCTATTTTGGAGAGCCCAAATTAAAGGTTCGGGGAGATGAACTGGTAGCACGGGTTCCGGTTACCGACGATTTTGGTGACAACACCGCGCAGCTTCATGGGAGGAATATATCCCTGGTGATGGTCAGTGACGGCATCTCACAAGAGAGCCAAGTTGAGGTTGGAGCGAGCCTGTTCCAAGAGCCTGCAACCGATATGTCGTTATGGCATGCCATCTTATTTGCCCTGCTGGGAGGCTTTATACTTAACCTGATGCCCTGTGTCCTTCCGGTTTTAGGCCTGAAGCTCGGTTCAGTGCTACAGGTCACTCATCGGGATCGCAGGCAAGTTCAACTGCAATTTTTGGCTTCATCACTGGGAATCATTAGCTCCTTTGGGATACTGGCGGGCTTTATGACCCTTCTTAGGCTCACCGATCAGGCTTTAGGCTGGGGGATCCAGTTCCAAAATCCCTGGTTTATTGGATTTATGGCCCTGGTCACCGCCCTGTTTAGCGCAAACCTTTTTGAGCTCTTTACCCTACGTCTCCCATCAAGGCTCTCGACCCGGCTGGCGACCTCGGGCGGTCAAGGCCTGGCTGGCAGCTTTTGGCAAGGTAGCTTTGCGACTCTGTTGGCCACTCCCTGCTCGGCCCCCTTTCTTGGCGTTGCCTTAGCATTTGCCCTGGCATCCCCACTCCCTCTGTTATGGGGGATCTTCATCGCCTTAGGGTTTGGAATGAGCCTGCCCTGGTTGCTCATCGCGACCTGGCCTAAAATCGCTCTGGCACTACCGCGTCCCGGTCGCTGGATGGGGAGGTTGCGAATTGCACTGGGATTGATGATGCTGGCCTCATCGCTATGGCTGATTAGCTTGCTAATAAGCCATATTGGCTTGCCTCTCACGGCGCTCATAGCACTGTTCCTGATCATCTCGTTACTGTTAAAAATATTTATGAAACATGGCCCCAACACCGGGATAAAAGTTTCAGTCTGGGCAACCCTGGCCCTTGCTCTGAGTATGACTCTGCCCTCCCTCGGTGCCCGGATTTGGAGTAATAGCGGCCAAGATCAGATCCAGTGGTCCCCCTTTCAAAGCAAGCCATCACTCAGGCCCTGTCTGAAAAAAAACGGGTATTTGTGGATGTTACCGCCGACTGGTGTGTAA
- a CDS encoding thioredoxin family protein: protein MDVTADWCVTCKANKINVLMTPEIQKALSEKDVVTLRGDWTLRSDAITSFLNKRGAAAVPFNQVYGPGLPQGQHLPTLLSQSSVLDALNQAKGDKA, encoded by the coding sequence GTGGATGTTACCGCCGACTGGTGTGTAACCTGCAAAGCCAACAAAATCAATGTGTTGATGACCCCGGAAATTCAAAAAGCCCTTAGTGAAAAAGATGTCGTCACACTCAGGGGGGACTGGACCCTTCGCTCAGACGCTATCACAAGTTTTCTCAACAAACGTGGCGCGGCAGCAGTTCCCTTTAATCAGGTTTATGGCCCGGGTTTACCTCAGGGACAACACTTACCGACCCTCTTAAGTCAGTCATCGGTTCTTGATGCACTCAACCAGGCCAAAGGAGATAAAGCATGA